In a genomic window of Phragmites australis chromosome 14, lpPhrAust1.1, whole genome shotgun sequence:
- the LOC133890616 gene encoding heterogeneous nuclear ribonucleoprotein 1-like, with protein sequence MAAAQESAAEEVGESRKLFVGGIPAAAQEAELRAHFARFGVVRTAVVMRDRETGHGRGFGFVEFEEEAAAASALGDGDRPRHFICGRLVDVKRARTRAPRDQGEQHVQHQQREQGLGQGHQGNQPPARNGTVDSGNNVNYDSKKVFIGGLRDNITEEEFRAYFETFGTVTDAVVIYDSLTSRSRGFGFVTFDSEEAVSKVMQQSFHNLNGTKVEAKIAIPKDEQYYRNARGRGARSSGGRGPVAYEGSTYQPYNARYSLYNGYMPQPVPAQPYFPGPYFGMGGYPYGNGYPNQGVMTNVPEMMSRRIPPSYGTYPQMYPGFNFVYRAGYGGAATSFQNGINGGSDNIKGQTTVDIQEVDNTASIATKLEHMKLGSQ encoded by the exons atggcggcggcgcaggagagCGCTGCCGAGGAGGTGGGCGAGAGCCGGAAGCTGTTCGTGGGCGGCATCCCTGCCGCGGCGCAGGAGGCCGAGCTGCGGGCCCACTTCGCCCGCTTCGGGGTGGTGCGCACCGCCGTCGTGATGCGGGACAGGGAGACGGGCCACGGCCGCGGCTTCGGCTTCGTTGAgttcgaggaggaggccgcggcggcCAGTGCGCTCGGCGACGGCGACAGGCCCAGGCACTTCATCTGCGGACGCTTG GTGGATGTTAAGCGGGCTAGGACAAGAGCGCCACGAGACCAGGGTGAGCAACACGTTCAGCATCAGCAACGTGAACAGGGCCTGGGTCAGGGCCACCAAGGCAATCAGCCGCCCGCTAGGAATGGTACCGTGGACAGCGGCAACAATGTGAACTATGATTCGAAGAAGGTTTTCATTGGGGGTTTGCGGGATAACATTACTGAGGAGGAGTTCCGGGCATACTTTGAGACGTTTGGCACTGTAACGGATGCTGTGGTGATATATGACAGCTTGACAAGCAGGTCAAGGGGGTTCGGTTTTGTCACCTTTGATTCAGAGGAAGCAGTGAGCAAGGTAATGCAACAAAGCTTTCATAACTTGAATGGGACGAAGGTAGAAGCCAAGATTGCTATCCCCAAGGATGAGCAGTATTACCGGAATGCCCGAGGCCGCGGTGCACGATCCTCTGGTGGGAGGGGCCCTGTTGCTTACGAAGGTTCCACATACCAACCATATAATGCTAGATATAGCCTCTACAATGGTTACATGCCACAACCTGTTCCCGCGCAGCCCTACTTTCCTGGTCCCTATTTTGGTATGGGTGGCTATCCCTATGGGAATGGATACCCAAACCAAGGTGTCATGACAAATGTTCCTGAAATGATGTCAAGGCGGATTCCCCCAAGCTATGGAACATATCCTCAAATGTATCCAGGGTTCAACTTTGTATACAGAGCTGGTTATGGGGGTGCAGCTACTTCTTTTCAGAATGGAATTAATGGTGGAAGTGATAACATAAAGGGTCAAACCACTGTAGATATCCAGGAAGTTGACAACACTGCTAGCATTGCGACAAAGTTGGAACATATGAAGCTAGGTTCACAATGA